In Methylocystis echinoides, one genomic interval encodes:
- the hisS gene encoding histidine--tRNA ligase has product MSKDEKKSKVEARAPRGLADREAAELAATGRMLDVIRAVYELYGFEALETPAIEYTDALGKFLPDQDRPNEGVFSFQDDDEQWLSLRYDLTAPLARFVAQNYDRLPKPYRSYRCGHVYRNEKPGPGRFRQFMQFDADTVGSASPAADAEICMMAADALERLGIARGDYVIKINSRKVLDGVMQAIGLAGDENAGRRLVVLRAIDKLDRLGPDGVRQLLGEGRKDESGDFTKGAGLSLQAIDTIMSFSLGGQYRDGAPAFDLFGLLGKSEIGAQGAEELLEIEDLARDAGFGPDRIRIDPSVVRGLEYYTGPVFEADLTFETRDEKGHPVRFGSVGGGGRYDGLVGRFRPDNTPATGFSIGVSRLFAALKLVGSPIVAARPHVGPVVVLVLDRDRLADYQRMVAQLRGAGVAAELYLGAAGMKAQMKYADRRNSPLVIIQGSDEKAKGEVQIKDLVAGAKAAAAIATNEEWKAARPAQISVAESALVEEVAKALAGQKEPG; this is encoded by the coding sequence ATGTCCAAAGACGAAAAGAAATCCAAGGTTGAAGCGCGGGCGCCGCGCGGGCTCGCCGATCGCGAGGCGGCGGAACTCGCCGCCACCGGGCGCATGCTCGACGTCATCCGCGCGGTCTATGAGCTTTACGGCTTCGAAGCGCTGGAGACCCCTGCGATCGAATATACGGACGCGCTCGGTAAATTCTTGCCGGATCAGGACCGCCCGAACGAGGGCGTCTTTTCCTTCCAGGACGACGATGAGCAGTGGCTGTCGCTGCGCTACGACTTGACCGCGCCGCTCGCGCGTTTCGTCGCGCAGAATTACGACCGCCTGCCCAAGCCCTATCGCTCCTACCGCTGCGGCCATGTCTATCGCAACGAAAAGCCGGGGCCGGGACGCTTCCGCCAGTTCATGCAGTTCGACGCCGACACCGTCGGCTCCGCCTCGCCCGCCGCCGACGCCGAAATCTGCATGATGGCCGCCGACGCGCTGGAGCGGCTCGGGATCGCGCGGGGCGACTATGTGATCAAGATCAACAGCCGCAAGGTGCTCGACGGCGTGATGCAGGCGATCGGTCTCGCGGGCGACGAAAACGCGGGGCGCCGGCTCGTCGTGCTGCGCGCCATCGACAAGCTCGACCGCCTCGGCCCCGACGGAGTGCGCCAGCTTTTGGGCGAGGGCCGCAAGGACGAAAGCGGCGACTTCACCAAGGGCGCCGGCCTGTCGCTTCAGGCGATCGACACGATCATGTCCTTCAGCCTCGGCGGCCAGTATCGGGACGGCGCGCCGGCCTTCGACCTCTTCGGCCTGCTCGGCAAGAGCGAGATCGGCGCGCAGGGGGCGGAGGAGCTTCTGGAGATCGAGGATCTCGCGCGCGACGCCGGCTTCGGGCCGGACCGCATCCGCATCGACCCCTCCGTGGTGCGCGGCCTCGAATATTACACCGGCCCGGTCTTCGAGGCGGACCTGACCTTCGAAACCCGCGACGAGAAAGGCCATCCGGTGCGCTTCGGCTCCGTCGGCGGCGGCGGGCGCTACGACGGTCTCGTCGGGCGCTTCCGACCCGATAATACGCCGGCGACCGGCTTCTCCATCGGCGTCTCGCGCCTGTTCGCGGCGCTAAAGCTCGTCGGAAGCCCGATCGTGGCGGCGCGGCCGCATGTCGGGCCCGTCGTGGTGCTCGTGCTCGACCGCGACCGTCTCGCCGATTACCAGCGCATGGTCGCGCAATTGCGCGGCGCCGGCGTCGCCGCCGAGCTCTACCTCGGCGCGGCCGGCATGAAGGCGCAGATGAAATACGCCGACCGGCGCAATTCGCCGCTCGTGATCATCCAGGGTTCGGACGAGAAGGCGAAGGGCGAAGTGCAGATCAAGGATCTCGTCGCCGGCGCCAAGGCCGCCGCCGCCATCGCCACCAACGAGGAATGGAAGGCGGCGCGGCCGGCGCAGATTTCCGTCGCAGAGAGCGCGCTGGTCGAGGAGGTGGCCAAAGCGCTCGCCGGACAAAAAGAGCCGGGATAA
- a CDS encoding GIY-YIG nuclease family protein produces the protein MGKIGFILRASDAPATAGAYVLWLRLDAAREVRAGKSATRLAAGDYLYCGSAKGPGGLRARLARHMRREKRAHWHVDQLTAAGRVLGAFILEGGSECALNAALEALPAPAPGFGSSGCPRCAAHLRAFPVSAALPSAWENARKTAESRLLRAGGAAE, from the coding sequence ATGGGCAAGATCGGCTTCATCCTGCGCGCCTCCGACGCCCCTGCCACCGCGGGCGCTTATGTGCTGTGGCTGCGGCTCGACGCGGCGCGGGAAGTCCGCGCGGGAAAGAGCGCCACCCGGCTTGCGGCCGGCGATTACCTCTATTGCGGCTCCGCCAAGGGGCCCGGCGGGCTGCGCGCGCGGCTCGCCCGCCACATGCGACGGGAGAAGCGCGCCCATTGGCACGTCGATCAGCTCACCGCGGCCGGGCGCGTGCTCGGCGCCTTCATTCTCGAGGGGGGAAGCGAATGCGCCCTCAACGCCGCGCTTGAAGCGCTGCCTGCGCCGGCGCCCGGCTTCGGCAGTTCGGGCTGCCCGCGCTGCGCCGCGCATCTGCGCGCTTTTCCAGTCTCTGCGGCGCTTCCTTCGGCATGGGAAAATGCTAGGAAGACGGCCGAATCCCGCCTCCTTCGCGCAGGAGGCGCAGCGGAATGA